From a region of the Lactuca sativa cultivar Salinas chromosome 4, Lsat_Salinas_v11, whole genome shotgun sequence genome:
- the LOC111909994 gene encoding uncharacterized protein LOC111909994, which yields MHHLSSSSWMLRRFCCHATPSFSPPTAVLSTSAATLTPPKKKKLVFMGSPSVSASVLETLLDASSAADSLFEVAAIVTQPPSGRDRGRKVMPSPVAQHALDRGFPNDLIFTPVKANEEAFLSNFRALEPQLCITAAYGNILPTKFLKIPLLGTVNIHPSLLPLYRGAAPVQRALQDGVTETGVSLAFTIRALDAGPIIAYEKMKIDDHIKAPELLDLLFAQGSKLLLQELPSIFNGSAKTNAQEQDDSKATLAPKITQEESWLCFDQEALTLHNKVRAFAGWPGTRAKIVVIDEKNDKRSELDLKIITSRVYNDAQVSKDDDVAFIKGSMIIPCGGGTALEVLEVQLPGKKVVDAAAFWNGLRGQKVKKLGL from the exons ATGCACCACTTATCATCATCGTCGTGGATGCTCCGCCGCTTTTGCTGTCATGCAACGCCTTCCTTTTCGCCCCCTACCGCCGTTTTATCTACTTCTGCTGCTACTCTCACTCCTCCCAAGAAGAAAAAACTCGTTTTCATGGGTTCTCCCTCG GTCTCTGCTTCCGTTCTCGAGACTCTTCTTGACGCATCCTCCGCCGCTGATTCCTTATTCGAG GTTGCAGCGATTGTTACCCAGCCACCTTCAGGAAGAGATAGGGGAAGAAAAGTGATGCCATCACCTGTAGCACAACATGCTCTCGATAGAGGCTTCCCTAATGACCTAATTTTCACACCTGTTAAAGCCAATGAGGAAGCATTTTTGTCCAATTTCAGAGCACTTGAGCCTCAACTTTGCATCACAGCAGCATATGGCAACATATTACCAACCAAATTTTTAAAGATTCCTTTATTAG GGACTGTGAATATACACCCAAGCTTGTTGCCTTTATACCGTGGAGCTGCTCCTGTTCAAAGAGCATTGCag GATGGAGTTACAGAAACTGGTGTATCATTAGCATTCACTATCCGGGCATTAGATGCGGGCCCCATTATTGCCTATGAAAAAATGAAAATCGATGATCATATTAAG GCTCCAGAATTGCTTGATCTACTATTTGCACAAG GATCTAAACTCTTGCTTCAAGAACTTCCCTCTATATTCAATGGATCTGCAAAGACAAATGCTCAAGAACAAGATGACTCAAAAGCCACTTTGGCTCCAAAA ATAACTCAAGAGGAATCATGGTTATGCTTTGACCAAGAAGCTTTGACTCTACATAATAAG GTGAGGGCTTTTGCAGGGTGGCCAGGGACCCGAGCTAAAATTGTTGTAATTGATGAAAAGAATGATAAAAGGAGTGAACTTGATCTCAAAATTATAACTTCTAGGGTTTATAACGATGCTCAAGTTAGCAAAGATGATGACGTGGCATTCATAAAAGGGTCGATGATTATACCATGTGGCGGGGGCACGGCTCTTGAG